The Mycolicibacterium fluoranthenivorans genomic interval GCAGGGGCACGATCGCCGATTTGGACAGCGCGCCGATGAGGATCAGCACGATGCCGATCGAGGCCGCGGTCCCGGTGGGCGGCGCCGCGATCAGCTCGGAGAGCAGATAGGTACCGGCCAGCTGGCCGAGCACGATGATGCCCACCAGCATCGCCAGACCGCCCAGGGTCGTCACCAGCAGGGCCTGGGTGGCGGCGCGGCGGCTGGTGGCGCGCTCCGCGTAGTGGCCGACCAGCAGGAAGGACAGCACGGTGGTGGTTTCCCAGAAGATGTAGAGCACCAGCATGTTGTCGCTGGCGACCAGCCCGAACATGGCGCCGGAGAAGGCGACGAGTTCGGCGGCGAAGCTGGGCAGCCGCTTCTCGGTGTGCCCGTCGTGATGCTGGAAGTACCCGGCGCAGTAGAACAGCACGAGCGCGCCGATACCCAGGACGAGGACGCTCATGATCGCGGCCAGCGAATCGAAACGCAGCGTGATGTCCATCGAGAGTTCGGGAACCCACGGGATGTCCAGGGTGGGCACCCGGTCGTCACTCGGCCAGTTCTGCGCCACCCAGATCAGCGAGCCGAGCGGGACGAGTGCCAGTGGATAGAACGCCGCTCGGCCCCACCTGGCCACCAGAAGTGGCGCCAGCGCGGTCGCGACCGCGTGGGCGAGCAGTACGGTGAGCATGGCACTCCGATCGGGTTGGGGTCGGGGTGTCCCTCTATGACTTTGTCTTGGCACGCATTCTACGTGGGTCGCGACGGCTCACCTCAGCCCGAGCCGCTACGGAGCGAAAGCCCTTGGCGAGTAACGGGGTTGTGGTGGTCCGGTCTGCGGGGCACGCCGTGGCCGGCATGAGGTGCGCGGCGATCATCCGTAAGCTCTTCGGCGTGAGCACAATTGTCTCGGTCAGCCGGACCATCGACGCCCCCGCCGACGCGATTTTCGAGCTGATCGCCGACCCCGCTCAGCAGCCGCGCTGGGATGGCAACGACAACCTCGCCGAGGCGCCCGCCGGTCAGCGGGTACATGCGGTCGGCGACGTGTTCCGTATGCGCCTCATCCAGGGTCCGGTCCGGGAGAACCACGTCGTGGAGTTCGCCGAGGGCCGGCTCATCGCCTGGCAGCCAGCTCCGGAAGGCGAGCCCGCGCCCGGGCACCTGTGGCGCTGGGAGCTCGAGCCGGTCGACGAGCGCACGACCCGCGTCACGCACACCTACGACTGGACCCGTCTGACCGACGAGACGCGGATGGCGCGGGCGCAGGCCACCACGGCCGACAAACTCATGGCGTCGATGGACCGGTTGGCCGCGCTCAGCGAGAGCTGAGCCCAGGTTGCGGGCCGGCGACCCTAACGGTTCTCGCTGAACGCCCGCAACGACGCCACCTGCTCGGGATCCAGGGACGGGCGCACATTGCCGCGGGCCTTGGCGACGTCGTCGGTGGTCACATCGGCCGCATCGATCGACCGACGCATCGCGGTCAGGGCGGCCTCGCGCAGCAGGGCCACGCAGTCGGCGGCGCTGTAACCGTCCAATTCGTCGGCCAGGCTGTCCAGGTCGACATCGGGTGCCAATGGGATCGACTTCCCGGCGGTCCGCAGGATGTCCCGGCGCGCCTGCGCATCCGGCGGTTCGACGAACACCAGCTTCTCCAGTCGGCCGGGCCGCAGCAGGGCCGGGTCGATCAGGTCCGGCCGGTTGGTGGCGCCGACCACCACCACGTCACGCAACGGGTCGATACCGTCCAACTCGGTCAGCAGGGCGGCCACCACCCGATCGGTGACACCGGAGTCGTGGCTCTGCCCGCGCCGCGGCGCCAACGCGTCGATCTCGTCGAGAAAGACCATGGACGGGGCGGAATCGCGTGCGCGGCGGAACAATTCACGAACCGCTTTTTCCGATGCGCCGACCCACTTGTCCATCAGCTCGGCACCCTTGACGGCGTGCACGGACAGCCGGCCCGAACTGGCCAGGGCGCGCACCACGAACGTCTTACCGCAGCCGGGCGGTCCGTAGAGCAACACGCCACGCGGGGGCTGCACCCCGAGGCGGGCGAAGGTGTCCGGGTGC includes:
- a CDS encoding SRPBCC family protein yields the protein MRCAAIIRKLFGVSTIVSVSRTIDAPADAIFELIADPAQQPRWDGNDNLAEAPAGQRVHAVGDVFRMRLIQGPVRENHVVEFAEGRLIAWQPAPEGEPAPGHLWRWELEPVDERTTRVTHTYDWTRLTDETRMARAQATTADKLMASMDRLAALSES